GCTGTTCATAGTTTTCTGACGGAAAGTACTGAAGCTAAGTTCTTCCATCAAATGGAAACATAGTTAACAAAAATCCCCTGGGGTTGGCGGGGCCAATTCTGTTCAATCTAAACTCGGCAATATTTTCAGTTACTGACTGATTGTTGCTTGTTCTGCTAAGCTAGGTTTCCTCCATTAGGTTGTGACATTGAAGAAGCAGACCCCACTATTTGTCAAATTACCACAATTATAGTCAACAAACAGTTTTAGTATACTGTGTGTTATGGTACCAATCATTGTGCTGTTATCTCCTTTTGGCATGTATTGCAGCATGTTCTATTTGTGTAACACATGGAATAGACCTCCATTGGGTGTACTTGTTTTTCTGTACGCAAGCGCTGATAGTATAGATATCCTAATTATCTTGACAATTTTGTATTCCACTGTTCTTAACATCTAAAAAATGCTTGTGATGATTACAGATTAAAGGAACAGTATTCATGACCACTTCGAATGGTGCATTTGTTGACATCCAATCAAAGGCTACTGCTTTCTTACCTATAGATGAGGCATGCCTTCTTGACATCGACCATATAGAAGAGGCAGGCATTCGGCCAGGTTTAGTAGAACAGTTTATGATAATTGATGAGAACCCTGGTGATGAAACTTTGATTCTGAGCTTACAATCAATTCAGCAAGACCTTGCCTGGGAAAGGTGCAGGCAGCTTCAGGCAGAAGATGTTGTTATCACGGGGAAGGTGAGTAAAATACCTGCAGAAGCCTATTTCAGTGTTCTTACTATTGTTCACTATCCTTGAATAACTTCTTATGCTAAACATTTAAACTAAATTTTTGTTAAGACTTCGCCATTTTGAATGTCTGCCTGTCAAGTACAGCCATTGTTCTTTCAAAAAACTAGCACGGTTCTTTAAGATTTACATCTGTTTATCAGTTTATTATCTTTAGGGATTCTTGGGATTACAGTGTAGGTGTGTAGGATTAGTTTTATGAACTTCAGAGAACTCCGGTTAGGAATATATTTTACATGGATCTTTTGATCATACCATAGTAGTTGTTAAATACCTACGAAATGCATATCTATGGCGCCAATTTTATAGAAAACCCAACATGAGTTCAAACTCTTTTTAGAAGTCCAATGCACTCTCTCTTAAAAGAATATCATGTAGACATCACCTAAAAATTCTGTAAAAACTAATAGTacagatattttatttttgtattgtTTTCTCCTCACATGTTTCTAGTTTCTAACTATCCAGGTGCAGTTATAACAATCCCTAAAATTTCCTGCTCACATGCCGTTTTAACAGCTAGATGTTTCTTTATGGGATTTAATTAATGGTATGCATACCTTtttttgctactccctctgatccataaaaaaatgtcgtccattttgtactaagatTAACCCACAATTCCGACGCCAATTAGATCAATCATGGTTGGACAATTACCGTAGCTTTTCATTTAGCTATTTCTAGATTCTCTTTCCAATCTTATCTCTATCTCCTTTAATCTGCCCTATCAGCACGCCCCCAAACAATTCCCTAATTAAGAAACCGGCAGTAGTAAAGAGCCGCTGGAGGGGAGGCAGTGTAATTTCCTAGTTTCGTTCTTCTATTGACTTTTGCTACACGCTCCTCTACATCTTTCTTTGAAGGGGCAAAACTGACAAAAATTGGTCATGTGGCGCATGTCTTGGCTATCCCATAGATATGCCCTGGTTTGTTACGGAAACTCAACGGTTGTGATTGGTTTAGTTCTGGTTATCATGATCTACCGGTTCTGATTATTTTAGGTACAATTATAAAGATCTAGTGGTTGTGGTCCATTGAGAGAAAGAGGGACCACCAAATTAATGGTCAgatgttttgcttttttgtggGATTTTCTAGCACACCTATCTTTTTTTCTGGTTAACCGGTCATGTACTATTTGTATAATAGATGTCAGTTCACTGCTTATTTATGGTGTAGATTCACTTTCAGTATAACCTCAGTTGACAATTCCTATATGCGTGATACTGACTTGTTACGGCTGACTGATCAGTTAATTAGATAAATTGCAGATCCCATAATAACAATAATCtgataaaaaaattggttgTTGTGATTTTTCTAGTTTTTCATGTTCTACTACTTAAATGTATGAAGTTTAGACCAGACATTTTCTGACAACATGGCAATGAATAGCTTTTCTCAAGAACTTACCTGATTTTGCTCATTGTGGTTTCTGCAAGTTCTTTTATCCTTATAATGGCCACATGCCTTTATGTGTCATGTTGTGTGTACGGCTTATGTCTCCTGAGATACCGTGGTACTGTTTTCCGTTTCGATGGGTAAATTACTGTACTGTTTTAGTTTCCGCAGCTTTATTTGtgtatttattttgcaatGTTGTTGCCTACAGGTAATTGGTGGCAACAAAGGAGGTGTGGTCGCCCTTGTGGAGGGCCTTAAGGCATTTGTTCCATTTTCACAAGTGTCATCGGTTGGTTCACAATTCTATTACAGAACTTGGTTATATCGTTTTGTTGCATGTGATGAGATGTCTTTCACCATTTGTTATTCTTTTTAAACGTATTCACCATTTGTTCTTAGTATACTAATGGTTGAGATATAAAGTTAGTCCATCCTTAAACTGACACTGTTCACTATTTCATGGACCATTCGTTGTCCCTGATCAGAAAACAACTGCTGATGAGCTGCTTGACAAAGAAATACCTCTGAAGTTTGTGGAGGTTGATGAGGAACAAGGCAGGCTTGTCCTCAGTAATCGCAAGGCAATGGCTGACAGTCAAGCCCAGCTTGGTATTGGTTCAGTTGTCTTGGGTACTGTTGAGAGTCTAAAACCTTATGGTGCATTTATCGACATCGGTGGAATCAATGGGCTTCTGCATGTCAGCCAGATTAGTCATGACCGTGTTGCAGATATCTCGACTGTTCTGCAGCCAGGAGATACTCTCAAGGTATTGCCATCTTCCTCCTTGTAAAATTATGACATACTTGATGTTTCTAGAGGTAacagaggattttttttttgtaatgtTATTAGGTTATGATACTAAGCCATGACCGTGAAAGGGGGCGGGTTAGCCTTTCTACAAAAAAGCTTGAGCCAACACCTGGTGACATGATCCGTAATCCAAAGCTTGTTTTTGAGAAGGTAAGTAGcgaaaaatatatttgtcCATCTGAATATGCTGTAACAAACAAACTGAAATACTGGTTTCTTTTGCTCAAATTAGGCTGATGAGATGGCACAGATATTCAGGCAGAGAATAGCTCAAGCAGAGGCAATGGCTCGTGCCGACATGTTAAGATTCCAGCCAGAGGTACTGCTATAATCATTTTGTGAAGACTGCAATGTGAATGCaatttatcttctttttttaaagcGCTTGAGTAACCATGTGACTGGGTTAATTTGGCTGTTTCCTGTGTGACATCTCTTCACAGAGTGGATTGTCTCTCAGCTCAGAGGGCATCTTAGGGCCATTGTCGTCAGACACACAGGACTTAAATTCGGGAGAAGGACAATCAGCGGATGAGTAGATGATTTCAAAGATGCAATGGTAGTTcgtttcttcattttttctgtttgtgAATGCATGATGAATATATATAACATCCAGACCATTTTCCCTCGTTAACTTGTGCCTGTACAATTGTGTATGAAATGCAAAGGTACTGAAAGGCCGAAAAGAAATGGAAGTTGCGCCCCTTTTGTAAAGCTATCCAGCCCGTGCAGAAAAGGGGTTGTGTGTACAGCCACACTAAAATACCCAAGTGCAGTTTGACTTTCAGGTTATATTTTTCCTACAGTATTTAAGATGGAACAGAGTGTTCCGAACTAGATGCATTCTTTTACtcaaaaaatcaaaagaaaaggagagattCGCCAAATGTAGGTAGATGGGTAAGGTAACCTGTGTCAGCAGCAAACCAGTAACCGCAATACGGCGTGTAAAACTTCCCATGTAAAAGCAAAGATCAAAAACTTGTTTCAATTGGCTACAAACTGCATTATCACTTTGTCATCATAGGTCCATCAAAGAGCATTTATGTTTCACCAAAAGAGTGCCAGAAAGttgctagagagagagagagaacccTATAACTTTTTGAACTTCGGAGATTGACAAATGACAGATGGATACACCCTTTCCATGGAGCTAGCTGTTTGCCTGGAGCCACAGGGAAGAACTATCGAAATGGTTCTTAAAACCGTTTGCTTTGTGTGTCCCTCTTTCCCCTTTTTTTCAAACATATCAAGCTGCCAAACCTCACAGGTTTTTCACCGATAGCGCCCTccactcttttttttacatgccAAACATCAAATGGGTTTTCCTTCTTCCTGTGCATCCTGGGATCATGCGCGTCAACTCGATCTGCTTCCCATTTTGCTACCAAGTTCATTGATCTGGTTTGATTAACCCGGATTACGCGCGCTCAATCACGAGTAATTGGTGAGCATCTTGAGGACCTGAGGATGGAGCTAATCTACCAAACTAATATAGGATACTAGCTTAGCTATATATGCTTCCTTTAGTGTCAGTCCCTTTCCCAGTGTGCATGCATCTTTCTGAACCCGTGTACCCACTGCAAACTAATCCAGTTTCAGTACAAGGATCAAATTACTAAGTGCTTTCCCCCCGGCATGCGCGGTATCTTCAGGTGGACCAACTGTTGATGCACATTGGCCgatcgcccgccgccgccggtgcgtCGTCGAGCGGTCTCCGCCCGCGCATACTTACTACGCGATCGATATGGCCGTCGTGCAGTGTGAGTGGGCCGGGATTGAAATTTTCGTTGGGAGATAAAGCCTTTTCGCTTGCAACTTGCACACAGGCGACGACGTAGAACCAACGCAGAAAGCAATAGAGAGCGAGCTCGATCTGCGTCGTGGACGTACGATCGCAATATATTGGAGATGTCAGGTGGGCTATGCACATCAGCTTAAAGACCCGCACGTTGGATTCGATCAGTACGTGGTGCCTCCTTAATTGGCCTCGTCAGGGGTCACCGGCTATAGCACAGATTTGGTGTTTTGACGGACCACATTGATGCTGCTAGCTGCTCGTTGCTTCATCCAAGAGGATTAGGTATCATGGCATGATAACATGACATCGATCTCATCACCACACACGACAgggcatatgcatgcatgggttgATCTTTGATCATCGCCATGTAAATGCAAGTCTATGCAAGTAACCCATCACATCTCCACACACCTTCGATGGAGTCGttgttctctcttttcttttcctcctaCATTTCCGCATGCATGCTAGCTCATAGATTAATACTACTACGGAGTTCAAGCTAAGTTCAAAAAGGCGCGCGGCCGGGACGCAGGAGTCAGTCTAGCTGCCGAATTCTACAGCGGAAACCGGCGCATGCACCCGGACAAGTACGTTGTGAGACTAATCTAGAGAGAAAACCACGTACAAGTCCTGGAGCTGCGAGGAATTCTTTTTGGTTCCCGTCACCCTTTTGAACTCGAATGTCAAACAACATACGCACTCactcatcgatcgatcggcgcAGCTAGCGCAAGTGCCGACCGATCCGTCGCCGTCGTTGGCTTTCTGCCCCCACTAACCGATACAGGGGTCCATATACAGGTAGATATACACACATACGCGTTGCAAACATTTCGGCCGGATTAGCCGAGTTGAACACCACGATCGCGGCCGCCGGGCGCCGGCGCATGTCAATTTCGTAGCAGCCATATCTAACCGGCCGTATCATAGTATCTCGGTGGTGGTATACGAGCCACACGTACTATTGTGTTGCttatgtacgtacgtacaggtAGAAAAATAGACAGAGACGGGTAGCTACAACGATAGCCGCGTGCTTGGCATCACGGCGTACGTAAGTCGAGAGCTACTGCACATGGACatgcagcagtagcagcaagCAATTTTTGCACTTGCAGCGCCTAGCTGACTAGCTCTTTCTATCTAACTCGAACTCTCGTTGACTTTGACGAGCCGGccggacgccggcggccgggacCAGCCTGCCGCAGCGCGACACGTACGTACATCGCGAATCGTACGTTGGTGCAGCTTACGACACGGCTCTAGGCTAGGCCTGGGCAGGCTATGTTTGTAGCACCAGCACGTACGTGAGGCTGAGTGCACGCACGTCCCGCGTCGTCCAAGTTGCAGCACCGCGCTAAGGTCGAGCTGCTTATTAGTGCTCGCGTGTGTTGCGCGCGCGGTGCTAGCTATAGTGCACGGCGCACGAGAACGATCCAGAGAGTGACACGGTCGTGCAGCGCAGGACGCCGTGTGCAATGCATGCAAATTTAAACGGTTTATAGCCATAGGCAGTAGCACTAGCAGCAGCTAAGCGCCATATATGTGCATCTTAACTTAGCATTAGTAGCACTAGCTAGCAGCCAGCGGTAGcttgttcttttgtttttgtttttctgaacGCGAAGCAGCTTGCTGGATACTACTCCGCCGGTTAGTCGACGTGATAGCTCCTGCCACGGCAAGGCACACAGTGCACATAGCATAGTGGTGGTGCAGGAAGATATGGGCAGAGGAGGAGTACGCGGGCCACTTTTTTGCCCCGGAAAGCGGGGGTGTGCGTGCGGAATGCCTTGATGCGTACGTGCACTGGAGCAAAGAGCGCGCAGCCGGTCGGGGGCAGGGACAAGATCGAAGGCCCAAATGGTcatgcctgcctgcctgcctgcctgcctgcctgcccgcGCTTTCTTGTAGGCAGCCTAGGTAAACAAGCATCGACAGCGGCAAGCACCAGGCTAATAGCTTGGCACCACCACTGCTGCCGTACGACTTATCCGAGAGCGAGAGAGTAGTGGGCCGATGGATGCGCAAGTCCGGCTAGCTTCCAAGCCAGGGCTAAAGCAAGGCATCGTCCATGTAGTGCCATGTATCATTTGGATCTGCCTCGACCTCGATCCATCCATTTCTCCTCTCCACATCCTCTACTTTTCCCCTGATGTTTATTCCTATCCATTACTAAGTGATAGTAGATCTTTACGTCGATTGGTCTCTGATCGATCGCTGCAGTGTGGCTCGCTTTTGAGTAGGTAGAATCCGTAGATAGGTCCCCTGTTCCGTCTTCTTGGATTGGGCCGCGGCTGGCGCCTTGCTAGCTAGTGACATGATGGATCCCTGTGTCACGAGTGACGGCAATTAACAGAAGTGGCTGCATGGAACAAGCTATTAGTACTGTACTGGAGAACAGTTAAATATTAGCTAGTGTTCAGTCGCCCGTATTCCTACTGTATATAGCTCCAGATATTTTTTTACATGTTGCTCATACCTGTGTATCGAGGGTAGGATCGGAACTGTTAGTGAAGCGAAGTGCGAAATATCTAGAGTATTTAGTGATCATAACTGTTTGTAATACGCATAAACAAGGGATCGATTCGCGTTTGTTCGATCTAGCAACACTAACAGATCAGTGCTAGTGGTGTACGTACGTGCGAGTAATTATTGAACGGAAATGGTGATCGATCATgtatcatcgtcgtcgtccatgcAAATTAATAGACAGTGCAAGATCACAGGGCACTAGCGCTAGCAGACGATGATAAATATCCAATGGTAACAATCCCACCTCAGCCGGATCGATGTTAGATCGATACACGTACATGACAGGAAAGGGCCGGCTAGGTTTGGATTACTACGTACGGGACTCAAGCTGGAATTTCCAAAGATTTACATAAAGTACTCATAAAATTTTGAGCCCTTAGAGGGGAACTAATTAATGGTGTTTTCGCTTTTGATCCTGTCGGAGAAATCTAATCCTGCCATTTTTTTCCTCCTGATAATCTAAATTACTATGGATGACTGTTAATTACTGGTCAGTTCTTCTGGCTtttgttgtacatatatgcaCTGTGGAATTTGACCACGACGATTGATGCTCCATATAAGCCCTTGGGTCAAAGCATCACCTCTCTAGCCTTCTCTCCAACCCACTAATTGACAACGTTTCCACTAGTGGCTTGCTATATTTTTCTAGTCTCTGATATTGGAAACATTCTAGAACTTTTCTTCTCTCTGTGCTTTGAAGCATGGACCTTAAGCATATGTAGAATTAGTCTAACTGTTGTATCAACTCAATTTTGTCTCGAGTCAAAAAACTAaagaatttttgttttgaagtcAAATCGACTCTCGTGGCCACTATGTGTATTCAACATTTGACTCTTCTAGCTAGCATATGCATTAATTCATGCAGGCATGCATGTTTAGTTTATTTGGAGTTACAAGTTGAACTATTTATGTCCACGAGAGGGAGGCTGCCATTCAACGTATTATTGTCTTGTATGCAAGGGGAAAGGGATGAGGGGAATGCTACCCCCTAACATTTAGAATCAAAGATATTATTTGGGTTCACCATGTTTTACAGAGGAACTTTGTTCTTGTCCACTTAACGATTGGTTGAGTCTATTATTGGTCTCTAAACTATAAAATCAGATAACTCTGTTCCTTAATTAACTTCTACAACCAAACGGATTTTGTCTCGGAGTCCACTAAAAAAAGTAGTACGGCCAATGACATGGTGGTGGTTCTACGCACGTAGCAGTCtggtcatcaaaagtcaatgaaaataataaataaccaaGCTTAGCGAAATCAAGAAAATTATAAAACAGTTAGAGGAAAGTACTCAGGCAGAAAAAGATGAAAAATCAGGGAGTTACACCAAAGATAAGAAGGGGGATAACAATACAAGAAGGGCAGCAAGTAATGTTTTTACAATCTTTGTTTTAACGAAATCTTTTTGTTAAGTATGCATTAAGAAGGTGAATAACAATAAAAGAAGCGCATAAactttgtttttaaaaaaacaacaatCTGGTTTATTTAATCAATGAAATGAGTACAGCTGATCGAAAAAACTTTATTGGTAACAAAGATTCCGGATAAACCAAAAGTTACGGCAAAAACCTTTGATGCCAAATTCTTTTGTTGCATCATTGGTGTCTTGATTTTTCTCCAAATACCTACTAACAAGACCGCAAAAGACAAAACCTGTGCAACCTGGAGTACCCTCGTAGGTTTTACAAAGGAGCATGAGAATCTAATATGTTAACGTGTTGTGGCCGAGGACACATCCCTCGCAAGCTAGACATGCATGGAGTAGACCATAATAGTCAAGCGGGATGAAGATAGAGCCAAGAGACATCCGTCTCCATTGTCGAGGTGTTGTCTGCAAGGACAAACAAAATCTTACAGTGAAGGTATGAAAACTATAAGACAAACATTGACATGTGGTTTTTCTCGCCTCCCTACACGAAATGGACTACCGAAGGTGAAGGGAACCGAGCCTGCTCCGGCGGTTAGGATTTCTCCTCCGTGTTAGAGTCGTACCAGTGGctcacggggtcccactgatacggaacgcatgggtcgccagtgacgaagccccattAGGAAGGACACACGGGAAGGGACGAGCTCgagaagcctgcctcgaggagacgacccctagtgaagctaaagctaagggccgagtacaagatgctcccaggaacccggtcccgggaagccgaaggaacgcctcccggcaactagccggtgcgctagccgggaaggtgcaccccagcaacccgcgctcgggcatgcaggcgggacccgcagaacagtgaagacaggacaagacggcgggcacagtgcatttaatgcaccgacaggagtttTATCAGCAAGCCTagtcttgcttagcaaggctagagcggctaccctgagaaccattttttctaccgtgtacagtggaccgggcgctgcatggcgtccagcgtggatgagcaaaagtgtattccgtgtggctgtgacacgcgtctaggcaacgtgtcacgctgcatgcattgacatctgtggtatccccttgactataaaaaaaaggccaatgccaccggtcaaagggttgagCTCAGTTTGAACCCGAGTGAGTAGAACATAGCACAacgttcacctaagtagccaacccgggaactctccgggtgatctgtacgcactcaaacttgtgaatacaactcaaagcaggacgtagggtattacatcTCCGGATGgtccaaacctgggtaaaactcttgtgtctacacttcgtgtttATCGCTACGCCGGCGATCgacggagcgatcacctcgctctccaccgaaccaaaaagggagtgctcggcatcccggtgccggagaccgtgctccgacagtTTGCTACGGTTTAGGGGAACTAGTTTTCTCGCTATGTGAATGGGAGGGTACCCCTTAGCATGCAACAATTGCGGTTAATTATCTTGGGGTGCCCGAATCAAATGTCAAATGCAAGCTTTTACTAGCTAGATGCATAGTTTAGGAATGCATATGAGTGGTATGCTCAAACTAATCAAATTCGATCGATGATCGGCCCTACAGTTATTGTTAATTTCTTCCAAATGCTACCAATTCAGAAACAATTAATCTCAGCACTTCTTCTAGaaacccatgcatgcatgctccgGACATGCCTCATATTATTATTCTAGACACCTCGCGTTGACACGAACACTCCTGCATAACACAATCCGATCATCACAAAACAAACACGTCATGATCAAGCGCGCGAATTCCCAAGTggcatgttttattttttgtgagCATGCATCATC
This is a stretch of genomic DNA from Brachypodium distachyon strain Bd21 chromosome 1, Brachypodium_distachyon_v3.0, whole genome shotgun sequence. It encodes these proteins:
- the LOC100823611 gene encoding 30S ribosomal protein S1, chloroplastic, giving the protein MASLVQHVAGLACPPLSGASRRPGAPMRPSALVCGTYVLSKDEKERERMRQLFDEASERCRTAPMEGITFSPEDLESAVETTDIDTDIGSLIKGTVFMTTSNGAFVDIQSKATAFLPIDEACLLDIDHIEEAGIRPGLVEQFMIIDENPGDETLILSLQSIQQDLAWERCRQLQAEDVVITGKVIGGNKGGVVALVEGLKAFVPFSQVSSKTTADELLDKEIPLKFVEVDEEQGRLVLSNRKAMADSQAQLGIGSVVLGTVESLKPYGAFIDIGGINGLLHVSQISHDRVADISTVLQPGDTLKVMILSHDRERGRVSLSTKKLEPTPGDMIRNPKLVFEKADEMAQIFRQRIAQAEAMARADMLRFQPESGLSLSSEGILGPLSSDTQDLNSGEGQSADE